ATGTCGAGTGCTCTAGTGTGTGCATATATGTGTTTCTGAGTATGTGCATATGTAATCTTAATAACTGCCTTCACTAGCGTTTACGTGCTCTCATGTTGTGCAGCTGCCTGCCCAAATACGTGTGGAGATTCAGGGGACACAGAAAACCAGCTAGATCATGCAAAGTCGAATGGTTTAAGTCCTGCTGGCTATATGGAAACGGATGTTGACAAGCGTTTGAAGCTTACGGACATGCCTCTCACTCATCCTAACATGTATCAACAAGGATGTTCCGGCCCTAATCTTACAAACCAACAGGTTGTTTTTTCAGACCTTTTATATATCCTCCTTGGCTCTTTTCATTGATACATGTTAACAGCCTTTTCTTTGTTGATTCAGAACCAACCAGACCCGATGCAGTGGGATGGTGGTTGTGGTGCTGGATATGTTAATGACCAAGTTCCTAAGGGAGCTCTGGAAATGGTTTCCTCGATGAAGGAGGAGAAGGAGCTGTATCTTGGTTTCGAAGAAGTCAACTATCGAAGAAGTTGTTACGTCTTCCGCACCATCAAACTGTCTGAGTTATTGGTTTGCTCTTGTAACTTCAATATGGATGCTCGTGAAATTACCGGGTGCGTCAATTGTGCCCCCAAAACCAAACAGAAATCGCAGTTGCGCCAGCGGGCTTGGCTCTTCACCGGGGAGAAAGTCCCGGAAAGCTGCGGCAGCAAAGAGGTGAAAATCCCAACGCGTATGGGTTCCTGTGCCTACGGCTCCCGAATCATCTTCGCCGGTGGCTTGGTTCCCCGACCAGATGAGGAAACAACAATGACGGCAGCCCATGTGCCTTGTGGAGATGTGTATAGTTTTGAGCCGGAGTCTAGTGTGTGGAAAAGGCTTGATTGGAGTATCCCGAAGGCGAAACCAGAGCCCTTGCTTTTTGAGGTGAACGGAAATCTCTATTGTCTTGCCGGTGCTCCTCATGAACCCTCTTTCGAGGTATACGATAGCAGTTCTCGTGAATGTTTGTTTCTGCCGCATCCTCCAGATAGCATTCCGGAACTAGGCAATTGGCATGGTTTTGTACATTACAGGTCTTTTAATAGATTGGCTTGTGCTATTGTTGGATCCAAGATCTTGATCTCGAGCATGGGGAACGTGCCAGCCTATTACATTCCCATTATCTGCTTCGACGTGAATGACAAGAAACAGAAATGGAGAATGATGACTTCCTTGTTCGATGGTAAGCCTTTTCCTTTCGATGGCAGGGCATTAGTCTTGGACTTGGATGATGGTACACATGATAAGGTCATGTTCTCTTTTCGTAATGAGGGTGAGATATCTGTCTCTCGATTAGTAGTGGATGATGATGGCGATATAAGCATCTCTTACGAAGGATGGTTGGGGATTTTTCGCTTGCTCTGTACCTTCGTGTGTAAACATTCTCCACCGTCATACACCTTTGTCGATCTTGGAGATAAAACTGTTGCCTTTGTTGTGTGTGCAAACATGTTTTCTGGGGTAAAGGCTCTTGGGAAGGTGCGTGTTGTTGTCATAGTCATTTGCTATGATGTGTTGGGCTCAAAAAGAATCACAAGTGAGATCCTGGCCACTCGCATCTTTGAGTACAATTGTCATTCCTCGGGCGTCATGTATACTAAGTTTACCAGTGGCTTTGTGCTCTAACTCAATCCATCCATTTGTAATTCCTCCTCTTTCTCTTTAAGTTATACTGAATCTAGCTAGCTATTGCCCATATTGAAGAAGTTGTGCACTAGTCGTGACGATCATGTGCGGCAACCATATTGATTTCCTCCGATCAAAAGACAGCATGATTGAGATGCACATTGCACTCAGCTGATTTATTTATTATTTATTTTTGTTTCTAACAAAAAAAATTACTGTTCTGCCTATTTTGAGTTTGGAAAGACCTATTGCTTTCTTTGCGTTTGGTTTGCACATTGTTCACTATAAACTAAAGAACACAAAGTTCCATTGCAGTTTGATTGATAACCCCACCCCATTTTTATCAAGAGAAATATGCTATTTTACACCATGAGCAGTCTGTGCATTCAAGGTAGTTGTAAGTAGAGACGTCACAGAAGTAGTAAGTAGGCTTTGAAATATTCTGATTCAGATGACAATTTACAATGCATGGCGATGGCAATATCATTTATACGTTGTAACTTCTGTTTTGATTCATTTGCAGGTATTATGTTGTGGCAGAGGAGAATCACAGGCTGCGACTTGTGAGAGCGTCCTTGTGAGATGGAAATAAGTTGAATGGAGGTCATTTTTCAATGCCATGGAAATCTGTTCCTTGTACTTTTATCTTGATCTTCAGGATTTGGTTTGTAAATTTGCGGTGTTGGTGTGTACCTTGCCTCTAACAGGATATTTGGATCAATATTTATCTTTCTAGACGAACCAACAACGGGCCACTCAAGTTGTGTTTTCTTTACCAGCATTTTAGATGTTAAGATAAATATCTTTTTTGTAGGTATATTGAATTCTGCTGTTCTGTCATTCTCTATGGAAAATTGGAACATTGGAAGTGGACAAGGCACATGAATCAATTCTGTGTTTAGAAAAGCCAGAATGACTGTCTGCACTGTGATTGTATTTTGAAGTTATTATTGTGCATGTCTTAATGTTGGTAGAATCAATTAATCTGTCTGTTTTGTGATTCTGATGAGGTCTGACAATCTACTTAAAATAGAAGTCAACTAGGGAAGTTAATTAGAACCTAGACTACATGTAATCGACAATGCCTACATAGAACTATACTTCAGGCAGAAAAATAATGTTCGACATCTAGTGGACTCCTAAATTGGAGCTAAACACAGCTGCGTCTTCCTTCTTTGGCAATGTTGAGCCCCTTTTCGACAACAGCATCGTGGATGAGTTGGAGTGACTCTTCTAAATCATCCAACAACTTTTCAGGATCGGGAATCACATTGGGGTCAACAGCTAAGCTAATAGTCATTTTATCAACATAGCTTTGAAAATGTATATGCAATGCCTGCACCAAAATGCAGCAACAATTTTGATAAAGAGAACAAAATGATGAAACCTTGTTTGTCACATGGTTTAAAATCAGTACCAGAAGTATAAACGAAAAGAGAGAACCTACATGGGGGTGGCCGTAAACATTAGGAGCAATGTAGGTAACTGGATGTCCGTAATAGCTAATTTCTTCAAGGGGACCAATCAAGTTTGTGAAGGCTAGTGTCGAGTTACAAAGAACTCTGTGTGCTACTGCTCCTGCTCCCTGTAAGACCATACAAGCATGAAGCAGCTGTAACTGTATAACTCAATATGAATTATGATTTTGTACCTTGGCTCCAATCAGTTTGGTTAAAACATTGGCACATAAGTATGTGCAAAATGCTTCAAGCGAGTGCTTTTTTCGATCAAGATGCGACTTGGCTCCACGAACATAATCCAAAGGGTCATCTTGTAGAGCAATGATGAAGGGGACAAGGACGTATCCAATCCTATTGCCCCACTTTGTCTTGGATTTCTTAGCCATCATATCAGCCAGATCCTGTTATATACTTGTATATGTGTAATTAGAGAACATTGGAGAAAAGTCATTTGTATAAATATTTACAGAAACGCTGACTAAATTATAAGCATAAGCTTGAGGGTTGAGGAATGCTAGCTAGCTAGGTATATATTTGATTACCTGGATCCCAGCAGCTGATCGTAAATTAACGAGAATATTTGCTCTGAGCCGGATGCTTTTTGGAAGATTGTTTCCCTTCTTCTTTGCTCCCTCATCTTTCTCATTTTCACCTGCTGCAAAACACAGAAATGTGTTATTAGATAATGGTGAGTATTTTGAGGTTTTGATAAATTTTTTCTCAGGTATCAGTGAATATGAAAATGTGTATGAGGAAGTGAAAAAGGATCAGTAGAAGCTATAGTTCAACTTAAATGATAAGATGATCATAAATCTGTGTTATGGTTCTAGAAGTTATACTACCAGATTTGAATAGTAGATCATACATATTGGAAATTTCAAGTGACTAAACTGCTTTTAGAAGTTGGGAGTTGGAAATTTCTCTGAAGCCTCCAAGGTGTTATCCAAGTGAAAAGAAAGAGGAAATACGGTACTGGTTACTAAGCTAGTAGTAACAGAACACAGATATAATCTTCAGAGTTAGGCCAAGAGATCTTACCATATTTGTAGTTCAAATATTGCGATAGACCCGCTTGTGTCACTCCCAATACAACATCGTTGATGGTCTGGTAATATGTACACAGAAACTAAATATGAGTCCCAATCCCCATCATTACATGGCTCCAAAAAACCACACATACTTTTATGATGGCCTGACCAATTGTTATGGATTAAATTACTTCTGAAGTGGAAATCATGCTTAGATCAACCCATAACTTCTTAATTTGTTAAGACTTATATGAGCATATAAAGTAGAGAGTCAGCTAAACGCTGGTATGTTGTTCATTTTCAACCAAAATGTTCTTGACAACTACTTAATTTGCATGTATATCGTGATTATGAAATTGACTCACAGTCAGAGATATATATACGGAATACTAAGACTATAAGGATGACTGATTGACATACCATGTTCATAGCATTCTTTACTTGCTTGATGTGATCCAAACTAACCGTTCGATGCAAGAAGCGCTTGGCAGTAAGCTCAACACCAGGTGGACCTTTAATAGGAGTCTTTGTATCTTTCAAAAACAGAATAGTGGCAACAAACAGCACAAGATCAACAAAAGTGTTCCCTATCAATGTTACTGCTGACCAAATAGCCAATAACAACCACCAGAACACACTCAAATCACTTGAAGAACTACCCTGATGTTTCCTCTGGTTTGGAACACTAGGCAAAGCGTCCGGGTCAGATGTTTTTCTGGTACAAGCTAGTAGAAGTGACATGAGGGATGCACCATCCCCCATCGAGTGGTGAATTCGAATCACTACAACGGCTTCTGCATCAGAGGTTTTGACATTGACGATATGGACTTCCCATAGTGGCTTGGAAAGGTCAAGAGGGCTTGTGGTAAGGTGGGAAATGTAGTCTCTAACAAACTTGTCAGCATCCTCCATATCTGAATCCATGTTTGGAACAATAACATGATCCTCCATATTTACTGAAACTTGTATCCATCTCTTCTTACCACATAAGTTTCTGTCCTTCACCTACTATCAAAAATTTATCGAAGTCATAAGAGAGAGAAGCAGTTCATGTTCCAAATTATAGATTGTACTTTTGATTCCAATCTGAAAAAGTGTTCTGCACCTTACACCTACATATTGTTCTTTTTGAGAAAATATATAGCTCTACCTATGATTCTACTAAAAAATAGAAATGCAAAGCTTCAATGCATGTTCCGCAGACTATATATTGTACTTCTTTACATGTTAATTTCAAAGGGCATAAACTAAGAACATATATATATGCATATAACAATGAAGAAAAGAAGCATTTGATCAGAAAAGAAATAGGAATAGAATTATTCTATTATACCATTATGCTAGAGAACCGAGGATGCATAGGCAAGTGTTCCTTCAAGCCGGCGCTGAATACTTGAGGATTGATCCAGGTGCTGCAGCCCATTCTCACAACAATGTAACAGCTGAACTTTGGCGAGTGAAACAGACGCCCTGTTGGGCTTAGACTTGGCCGCGGATCTTCCATCTCTGCCTCAAAGTTGAGTAGCAAGCTACTTGTGTTCTCCATCTGGGTATTTTCTTGTCTTTGTATCCATGGTGATGCTTCAATATGTGGGGATTCTGGGGAAGTGTGAGCTTGGATTAATATTTAAAGCTTGGGTCAGAGAGTACTGATGGGGTTTGAAGTTTGAACCAAGTGAAGGTAGTGATTCAACTAGAAAAGGTTATGTACCGGACTAGCTTGGTTTCC
Above is a window of Fragaria vesca subsp. vesca linkage group LG7, FraVesHawaii_1.0, whole genome shotgun sequence DNA encoding:
- the LOC101312290 gene encoding uncharacterized protein LOC101312290; the protein is MSYPQENDLRSIRVDGLPPKMDEIYLFSCFHDNAEVLAATVLRNRRSGVPLDYGFVEFASHSDAEFVLDFYNGERMPNFIHERFCLSWDTDGSGTFWRLDSTYRDCSFFGYDEKDNIKDAKSVIELYKDSITSALNRKRAYLQSACPNTCGDSGDTENQLDHAKSNGLSPAGYMETDVDKRLKLTDMPLTHPNMYQQGCSGPNLTNQQNQPDPMQWDGGCGAGYVNDQVPKGALEMVSSMKEEKELYLGFEEVNYRRSCYVFRTIKLSELLVCSCNFNMDAREITGCVNCAPKTKQKSQLRQRAWLFTGEKVPESCGSKEVKIPTRMGSCAYGSRIIFAGGLVPRPDEETTMTAAHVPCGDVYSFEPESSVWKRLDWSIPKAKPEPLLFEVNGNLYCLAGAPHEPSFEVYDSSSRECLFLPHPPDSIPELGNWHGFVHYRSFNRLACAIVGSKILISSMGNVPAYYIPIICFDVNDKKQKWRMMTSLFDGIMLWQRRITGCDL
- the LOC101291001 gene encoding O-acyltransferase WSD1-like; amino-acid sequence: MENTSSLLLNFEAEMEDPRPSLSPTGRLFHSPKFSCYIVVRMGCSTWINPQVFSAGLKEHLPMHPRFSSIMVKDRNLCGKKRWIQVSVNMEDHVIVPNMDSDMEDADKFVRDYISHLTTSPLDLSKPLWEVHIVNVKTSDAEAVVVIRIHHSMGDGASLMSLLLACTRKTSDPDALPSVPNQRKHQGSSSSDLSVFWWLLLAIWSAVTLIGNTFVDLVLFVATILFLKDTKTPIKGPPGVELTAKRFLHRTVSLDHIKQVKNAMNMTINDVVLGVTQAGLSQYLNYKYGENEKDEGAKKKGNNLPKSIRLRANILVNLRSAAGIQDLADMMAKKSKTKWGNRIGYVLVPFIIALQDDPLDYVRGAKSHLDRKKHSLEAFCTYLCANVLTKLIGAKGAGAVAHRVLCNSTLAFTNLIGPLEEISYYGHPVTYIAPNVYGHPHALHIHFQSYVDKMTISLAVDPNVIPDPEKLLDDLEESLQLIHDAVVEKGLNIAKEGRRSCV